GCAGCCCCGAGAAGCAGGAATGACGCTACGGCGCGCCGAGGGCGTGGGAGAGCCGCGCCGCGGCGTCGACGACCGCGGCCGTGGCGTGCTCGAGGTGGTCCGGCGGTAGCCGGACCACCGGGGCCGAGACGTTGAGCGCGGCGACCGTCGTGCCGCGGAAGTCGCGGACCGGCGCCGCGACGGCGACCAGGCCCGGTTCCAACTCCTCGACGGCGACGCTGCACCCCGCCCGCTCCTCGGCGCGCAGCCGCTCGCGCACCGCCTCCGGGCTCCGCGGAGCCCGCTCGGTGCCGGGCAGCCTCCCCGGCTGAGCCGCCAGCAGGGCCTCGACCTCGTCCTCCGGGCGGCCGATCAGCAGCGCGCGGCCGCTGGACGTGCAGGTGAGCGGGGAGAGCCGGCCGATCCACTCGTGCGGCTGGAGGGTGTGGCCCGGGCGTTCGGCCAGCACCGTCACGGCCGCGCCCCCGTTGAGCACGGTCAGGTACGCCGCTTCGCCGGTCGCGCGCATCAGGCCGCGCACCACGGGCGCCGCCTGCCGCAGCAGGCGGCTGTCGCTGGCCGCCCCGGCGAGGGCGAACAGCTGCCAGCCCAGCCGGTACTCCAGCGTGTCCGGGTCACGTTCCACGAAGCCGTTCTCAGCGAGCACCTTCAGCGTGCGCGAGACCTGCGTCTTCTCCTTGCCGAGCGCCTCGGCGACGGACTGCACGCGCAGCGGTCCGGACCCGAGCGCGCGCAGCACGTCCAGGGCTCGCTGGACGCTGCTCAACCCATCAGTGGCCACCACCTCATTCTCGCGGATCGCGTGCGCATGGAGCAACGGGCGTTGCTGCATGGCGCACCGGTTCGTACGGTCGAGCTCCATGTGTGGAATCGCCGCTGTGCACGACCCGACGTCCGTCCCGACCGGAGAACCGATGCTCGCCGCCCTCGCGCACCGCGGGCCCGACGGCAGCGACCACCGGCGAGTCGGGCGGCACGCGTGGCTCGGGCACACCCGGCTGTCGATCGTGGACCTCGACGGCGGGAGCCAGCCGATGGCGGGCCCGGACGGCTGGACCCTGGTCTGCAACGGGGAGGTCTACAACCACGCGGAGCTGCGCGAGGACCTCGGCGAGCAGCACTTCCGCACCGGCTCGGACAGCGAGGCGGCCCTGGTGCTGCTGGCCCGGTGCGGCCCGGCCGCGCTGCACCGGGTGCAGGGCATGTGGGCGCTGTGCGCCGCCGCGCCGGACGGCCGGTTCGTCGCCGCCCGGGACCGGCTCGGCATCAAGCCGCTGTACTGGGCCGAGGTCGGTGGGACCCGGTGGTTCGCCTCCGAGCTGCGCGCGTTCCCGGCCGCGGTGCAGGACGCCGTCGAGACCTTCCCGCCCGGCTGCTCGTGGACCCCGGAGACCGGCCTGGTCCGGTTCGCCGACCCGGTGCCGGACCCCGACGGGGCGCCGGACTGGGCCGCGCTGCCCACCGAGGTCGCCGAGAAGGCGACCCGCGAGGTGCTGGTCGACTCGGTCCGGCGGCACCTGATGGCCGACGTCGAGGTCGGGGTCTTCCTCTCCGGCGGGCTGGATTCCA
This region of Saccharopolyspora hordei genomic DNA includes:
- a CDS encoding IclR family transcriptional regulator domain-containing protein: MATDGLSSVQRALDVLRALGSGPLRVQSVAEALGKEKTQVSRTLKVLAENGFVERDPDTLEYRLGWQLFALAGAASDSRLLRQAAPVVRGLMRATGEAAYLTVLNGGAAVTVLAERPGHTLQPHEWIGRLSPLTCTSSGRALLIGRPEDEVEALLAAQPGRLPGTERAPRSPEAVRERLRAEERAGCSVAVEELEPGLVAVAAPVRDFRGTTVAALNVSAPVVRLPPDHLEHATAAVVDAAARLSHALGAP